A window of the Lactuca sativa cultivar Salinas chromosome 5, Lsat_Salinas_v11, whole genome shotgun sequence genome harbors these coding sequences:
- the LOC111909145 gene encoding uncharacterized mitochondrial protein AtMg00810-like yields the protein MYASVARLEAICVLAYASYMGFTIYQMDVKTAFLYGVVKEDIYVDQPPGFVNSKVPNHIYVDDIFFGSTSSELCREFEEVRKKRFEMSSRGEMTMFLGLQIRQDSSGILLHQGKYMEDMLVKFGLKDFKHAFTPMDERPLLGPNPEGDSVDQTEYRSMIGSLMYFPANRADIMFVVCQCARYQANPKLSHMIVVKMIFRYLKGSPKLGLWYPKISEFDLYAFGDSNYGGCDFDRKSTSGGCQFLGERLVSWQCKKQQTMSTSTAGAEYVAASTCCSQVLIWELISRKSDNGQLKQVYSIESELSRLCV from the exons ATGTATGCTTCTGTAGCTCGCTTGGAAGCCATTTGTGTCTTAGCTTATGCTTCCTACATGGGGTTCACtatatatcaaatggatgtcaagaccgctttcctatATGGAGTCGTGAAAGAGGATatctatgttgatcaaccccctgggtttgtCAATTCAAAAGTTccaaatcat ATCTATGTGGATGACATCTTTTTTGGGTCGACGAGTTCAGAGTTGTGCAGAGAGTTTGAAGAAGTCAggaagaaaagatttgaaatgagctcGCGTGGAGAAATGACGATGTTTTTGGGATTGCAAATTCGTCAAGATTCATCCGGAATCCTACTACATCAGGGAAAATATATGGAGGATATGCTTGTGAAGTTCGGGTTGAAAGATTTCAAACATGCCTTTACTCCTATGGATGAAAGACCACTGTTGGGACCAAATCCAGAAGGAGATTCCGTAGATCAAACTGaatatcgatcgatgatcggatctcTTATGTATTTTCCTGCCAACAGAGCTGACATCATGTTCGTCGTCTGTCAATGTGCTcgatatcaggctaatcctaaactctctcatatGATTGTtgttaaaatgatttttagatACCTCAAAGGTAGTCCTAAATTGGGGCTATGGTATCCTAAAATTTCTGAATTCGATCTATACGCTTTCGGTGACAGCAACTATGGAGGTTGTGAttttgacaggaaatcaacatcAGGCGGATGTCAGTTTCTGGGGGAGAGGTTGGTGTCCTGGCAATGCAAGAAACAGCAAACGATGTCCACTTCAACAGCCGGGGCAGAGTATGTCGCTGCATCAACATGCTGCTCTCAG GTGCTTATTTGGGAATTGATATCAAGAAAGAGTGATAACGGGCAGTTGAAACAAGTGTACAGtattgaatctgaattgtctagactctgtgtttaA